The DNA sequence GTCCAGTCTGGCGTAGGCCGTACAGGTTATCTTTATGCCTACGAAATGTACGGTGTGGTGCCTGACATTCTAACCAGTGCCAAGGGGCTGGGTGGTGGCTTCCCCGTTTCGGCGATGCTGACCACAGCGAAAGTTGCAGCCAGCCTTGAAGTGGGTACGCACGGCAGCACATACGGAGGTAATGCGCTTGCCTGTGCTGTGGCTCAGAAGGTCATGGATACGGTAAGTCAGCCAGAAATACTCAAAGGCGTGAAAGCCCGTTCTGAGCATCTGCGTAAAGGTATGATGGATATCGGGGAGCGTTACGGGATTTTCAGTGAGGTTCGCGGGGCAGGGCTTCTGCTGGGCTGTGTGCTGACTGACAAGTGGCAGGGCAAGGCCAAGGATTTCCTGAACGCAGGTCTGGATGAAGGTGTGATGGTGCTGATTGCAGGTGCCAATGTGATCAGGCTCGCGCCTTCGCTGATTATTCCGGATACAGATATTGATGAGGCGCTTGAACGTTTTGAAGCGGCGGTGAAGAAACTCACTGCCTAGGAGTTTATATGTGGCTGGTACGTCCGGCGTTGCCGGATGACGTGGACCAGATACTTGATATTGCGGGCGCGGCTGGTTCTGAAACGGCCCGCCTTTCCTCCACGTTACCCAGGCAACGCGATGTTCTTGCGGAAAAAATAAATTATTCAATGGCTTCGCTCGCCGGCAATGTCACTACGGAGGCTGGCCGGCCAAAGCGGTTTTTGTTTGTACTGCAGAGCACGTCTACGGGCAGGATTCATGGCACTGCCGGCATAGATGCCCGGGCGGGTAATAGTCAGCCGTTCTATAACTACCGCCGTGACGCACTGATTCATGCCTCCCACGAACTTGGTGTTTCCAGCCGGGTCGATGTCCTTTACCCCAGTCATGCGCTGACTGATCAGACTTTGCTTTGCTCATTCTCCATTACGTCCGAACTGCGTAACACTGAAGCGTTTGAGCTTCTGTCCAGAGCCCGGATACTCTTCATTGCCGGGCACCGCGACTGGTTCACCTCGACTATTGCGGTCGAGATCCAGGGTGTTCAGCTGGAGGATGGCAGCGTTCCATTCTGGGACAGCCTGGGGCGCCATTTTTTCAATATGGATTTCGAAACCGCCGATCAGTATTCGGGCCTGCTCAGCAAAACCTTTATCGCTGAGCTCATGCCCCCTAACCCTGTGTATGTAACCCTGCTTTCAGAAGCTGCTCAGGCGTCAATTGGTCAACCCCATGAGCTGACTGTGCCGAATCTTGAACTCTTGCAGCGTGAAGGGTTTCGTGCCGGCAGCTACCTTGATATTTTCGACGGTGGCCCCGTTCTTGAGGCGCGCACGGATGCTTTGCGCACACTGGTCACCAGTCAGCCAAAAACGCTTCATGGTACGTTTGAAGATTGTGGTGATACCTGGCTGATCTCTGCGGGAGAGGGTTCCGGGTTCCGGTGCACCCTGGCCAAAGTATCGAATACGCTTGAAGGCACGCTCAAAGTGCCGGTGGGCGTCTGGAAGCTGCTGGGTAAGACGGCTGGTGATGAAGTGAGGATAGCGCCATGCTGGTAATCCGCCCGCTCCAGGAAACTGACCTTGAAGATCTTTATTGCATGGCACAGAAGGCTGGCAAGGGGTTGACGACACTGCCAGCCGATCGGGACCTGTTGCAACGCAAGATCAGTTCCGCCCGGGAAACTTTTAACCAACGCTGCGCTCCGGAGGCGGGTCTGTACCTGTTTGCTCTGGAAGATACGGAAGCAGGGAAAATCGTAGGCATCAGTGGTATTCAGGCGCGAGTGGGCCTGGATGAGGTGTTCTATAATTACAGGCTCAGCGTGACGGTAAATGCTTCCAAAGAGCTGGGCGTTCACGTGCGTACGCCAACGCTGCATCTCACAAACGACATGACCGATACCAGCGAGATATGCTCCCTGCTCCTGTCCGATGACTATCAGGGCGGGGGGAACGGGTTGCTGCTCTCACGCTGCCGCTTCATGTACATGGATGAGTTCCGCAAGTATTTCTCGGAAAAGGTGTTTGCGGAAATGCGCGGGGTTTCTGACGAGCAGGGGCTGAGCCCTTTGTGGGATGCTTTGGGTCGCAAGTTTTTTGATATGAAGTTTACGGAAGCGGACATGCTTTCCGGGCTTGGTAATAAAGCTTTCATTGCAGAACTTATGCCTAAGTTCCCTATTTATTTGCCCATGCTCCCGGATTCGGCGCGCGAGGTTATCGGCCAGGTTCATGGTAATACGGCGCCTGCACTGAAGATGTTGCAGGCCGAAGGGTTTAACTTTAATGGTCTGGTGGACATCTTTGATGGCGGTCCGGTGGTTGAAGCATTTGTGCGCACTATCCGCACAGTACGCGACAGCAGAAACCGGTATGCCATGATCACCAGCAAGGCGGTCGATCTGGACGTGCCGGCGGCTGAACGGGTGATGGTGTCCAATCGCTCGTTCCGTAATTTCCGTGTAACGACAGTGCCCGCCAGCTGCGTCCGCACAGATACTGTCAGCCTGCCTCCGGCTGTGGCGGAAGCCTTGCAGATTGAATCGGGTGATCTGGTCCGGCTGGCCCCCCTGAAAGACAGAGTCAAAACATCGGCAAGGGCGGCAGGCTGAAATCTTTGCAATTCGAGTAACGGGAGGTGTAGTGATATGGCAAACCTGACAGGCGAACTGTTTATCGGGGGGCTTTGGCTTCAGGGGCACGGCGCAGCATTTGAGTCGGTTCAGCCCGTTACCGGCGATACCGTATGGGAGGGCAGCGGTGCCAGCTTTGCGGATGTTGATGCAGCGGTACGTGGTGCCCGGACCAGCTTTCTGAAATGGCGCCGGAAAAGCTTTGCCGAGCGCCAGGCGGTTATTGAGGCCTTTGGTGAGTTACTCGAAACCAACAAGGAAAAACTTGCCTGTCAGATCGGGCTGGAAACCGGCAAGCCGTTATGGGAATCCCGCACAGAAGTCGCGGCGATGATTGGCAAGATAGGTATTTCCGTCAAAGCCTATAATGATCGCACCGGGTATTCCGAATCTGATGTAGCTGGAGGTCATGCGGTACTCCGGCACCGGCCCCACGGAGTTGTTGCGGTGTTTGGGCCCTATAACTTCCCCGGTCATCTTCCGAATGGTCATATTGTGCCAGCTTTGCTGGCTGGAAATACGGTCGTATTCAAGCCCAGCGAACTGACCCCTGGTGTGGCAGAGCTCACGGTTAAGCTCTGGGAAAAAGCCGGCTTGCCGGAAGGTGTTATTAATCTGGTTCAGGGTGCTTCCGATACCGGGAGGTCACTTGCAGGTCATCCGATGATTGATGGCCTGTTTTTTACCGGTAGTTCCACTGTGGGCCATTTATTGCACCAGCAGCTTGGCGGGCAACCCGAGAAAATTCTTGCCCTGGAAATGGGTGGCAACAACCCACTGATCGTTCAGGATGTCTCGGATCTTGACGGCGCTGTACATCATGCCCTGCAATCGGCGTTTCTGTCCGCCGGTCAGCGTTGCACCTGCGCCCGCAGATTACTGGTACCCAAAGGTAAAAAAGGCGATGAGTTTCTGGACCGGCTGGCGACCGTGTCTGCACGTATTCAGGTGGGGGAGTTCGATGCCACGCCCCAGCCCTTCATGGGGTCGGTTATTTCGGTGCAGGCCGCGGAAAAACTGCTGGCTGCCCAGTCCTCCATGCTGGAGAAAGGTGCGAAGTCCCTGTTGGAAATGAAACAGGTGAAGCCAGGCACCGGCCTTCTATCACCCGGCATTGTCGATGTGACCGGACTGGAGATGCCTGATGAAGAGTTCTTTGGGCCGCTGCTGACAGTCTATCGCTACAAGAGTTTTGATGATGCTCTGGAGTTGGCTAACAATACCCGCTACGGGCTTTCAGCCGGCATTCTTTCCGACGATCGCAAGCTGTACGAGCGCTTTCGGGAAGAGATACGGGCCGGAATTGTCAACTGGAACCGCCCCTTGACCGGGGCCAGCAGCGCAGCGCCCTTTGGTGGTGTGGGCGCCAGCGGTAATCACCGGGCGAGCGCTTATTATGCGGCAGATTACTGTGCGTGGCCCATGGCGTCCCTTGAAGCCGGTAAAAGCGAGGTGCCGGACAATCTGGCACCAGGCCTGAATTTTGAAGCCTGAATGTACGGAACCCGAAGCCATGACAAGACATGCGGTAGAAGCAAATTTTGATGGACTGGTTGGCCCCACACACAATTATGCAGGGCTGTCCTGGGGCAATGTGGCGTCAAAATCCAATGTGAATGCGGTGTCCAACCCCAGGGAAGCAGCGCTTCAGGGACTGGCAAAAATGAAACGCCTGGCTGACCGGGGTTATGTTCAGGGTGTTCTTCCTCCCCATGAACGTCCTCATGTTCCGTCGCTCAAGGCTCTGGGATTCAGGGGTACAGATGCACAGATTCTGGAGCAGGCCGCTGAATCCAGCCCGGCTATTCTGGCTGCCGTGTCTTCTGCATCCTCAATGTGGACAGCGAATGCCGCAACCGTTTCGCCCAGTGCTGATACTTCGGATCACAGGGTGCATTTCACTCCGGCTAACCTGAACGCCAAGTTTCACCGTTCTATTGAACATACCGTGACAGGTCGGTCACTGAAGTCCATTTTTGCGGATGAGGGATATTTTGCTCATCACCCGGCGCTACCCTCGGTCAGTCATTTTGGCGATGAGGGCGCGGCCAATCACACCCGGCTTTGTGGCCATTATGGCGAGCCTGGTGTGGAGTTGTTTGTGTATGGTCAGGCTGCGTTTGATGAGCAGGCGCCGGCGCCGGTAAAGTACCCGGCCCGGCAGACTCTTGAGGCCTCGCAGGCTATCGCCCGTTTGCACGGTCTTAAAGATGTTAACCGGGTGTTTGCCCAACAGAACCCGGCCGCCATTGATGCGGGCGTGTTTCATAACGACGTCATTGCTGTGGGTAATGGCAATACTCTCTTCTATCACGAAATGGCTTTTCTGAATGAAGAGAAGGTGCTGACAGATATCCGTGCACGCCTGACCGGGGCTGAGCTTGAGGCTGTTCGTGTAAGTAGTGCAGAGGTGCCGCTTGAGGATGCAGTGGCTTCGTACCTGTTCAACAGCCAGTTACTGAATACGCCTGATGGAATGTTGCTGGCAGTTCCGGGTGAGTGCAGGGAAGTGGCGTCTGTAAGCCGGTATCTGGACAAGCTGCTTGCTGCGAACGGGCCGGTTACGGCGGTGGAGGTGTTTGATGTGAAACAGTCCATGCGTAATGGCGGTGGCCCTGCGTGCCTGCGTCTGCGTGTGGTTCTGAGTGATGATGAGCTGCAGGCCATGCATCGCGGCGTTATTCTTACCGGTGAATTATACGAGCGCCTGACTCTCTGGGTTGAAACCCATTACCGCGATGAGCTTGCGCGGGAAGATCTGGCTGATCCGATGTTGCTGGATGAAGTGCGCAAAGCTCTGGATGAGCTGACCGGGATTCTGGGGCTGGGTTCGATCTATGACTTCCAGCTTTAAATGTTCTTGAAGCCTCTCAGGAGGCAGCGAGCGACGAACTCAGCATGTCCATCGTATGGCGGATAAGGCTCTCGGCGGGGAAACTGTCCTGGTTCCCGCTCGTTTCCGACTGGCATAGCAGGATGGTTCCATGTAGCGCCCCGCGTAGATAAAGAGCGGTTTGCTCCGGGTTTTTTATGCGTTGTCGGCTCATGGTTCCGTCTTCAAGTCCCAGGTTGATGGCCTCTGTCATCAGCTTCATAAGTTCTGATTTAGAGCATAGCATTTCCATTGTCTGGGCCTCATCTGCCTCTGCCATGGCGGTTGAGGCTGTGGTGAGTGCCGAGAAGTAGTCTGGCTCCTCCATATAAAAACGGTAGTAGGATTCTCCCATCGCCCTTATTTGTGCCAGCCCTGTGTCGGCAGTTTTTCTGGCAGCCCGGAAGCGCTCAGAAAGACTGTAGCCAGCTCTCAGCATGATACCCCGCTGAATAGCGGCCTTATCCTTGAAATAGACATACAGAAGCGCCCGGCTCAGGCTGGCGGTTCGTGCAATATCGTCCATGGATGTGCGCTCATAACCCTTTTCAGAGAAGACACGCTCCGCAGCGTCGAGAATGGTGTCGTAGCGGGCCTGTTTTTCCTGTTCGCGGCGTGTTTTCAGTGGTTCAGTCATCTGGAGCTCTCATCAGGGGATTCTGTACTATATTGACATAATGTCAAAGAATGACATTATGTCGCAACCAATAAGCCGGATTTCCGCAGGATGCGGTATCGACAAAACACAAGCATGGATGAAAGGACACTCTATGACCTCATTCCGTATCCCTGTTGCCGTTATTTTTATCGCTGTTTCCGGCCTTTTTCTTTCTGGCTGCAAGGCCGGGGACGCGCCGGTGGCCTCAGCCGGGCACGGGGTATCAGTGCGTGTTTCCGAAGTTACCGGGGGGCAGGCTCAGGAAATAACTCTGCGTTTTTCCGGTGTTGTGCGATCAACCCAGAGAGCGACGCTGACATTTCAGGTCAGCGGCACTCTGAAAGAGCGTGCGGTTGAGCTGGGCCAGACCGTTGCAGCCGGTGATGTACTTGCCCGTGCTTACAATCCGGCACTGGAGCCGGCGCGGGATTCCGCCAAAGCAAAACTGGACGAACTGATAACCGGATACGAGCAGGCCAAACGGGAATGGGATCGCTCCAGCCGCTTGCATGAGAGAGGCGTGGTTTCCGAACAGAGTCTGGAGCAGCTGGCAGCCCGTCGCGACTCCCTTGAAGCCAGCGTTGCCACAGCCAGGGCCTCACTCGCAGAGGCCACTCAGCTGCTGCA is a window from the Marinobacter sp. ANT_B65 genome containing:
- the astA gene encoding arginine N-succinyltransferase; protein product: MLVIRPLQETDLEDLYCMAQKAGKGLTTLPADRDLLQRKISSARETFNQRCAPEAGLYLFALEDTEAGKIVGISGIQARVGLDEVFYNYRLSVTVNASKELGVHVRTPTLHLTNDMTDTSEICSLLLSDDYQGGGNGLLLSRCRFMYMDEFRKYFSEKVFAEMRGVSDEQGLSPLWDALGRKFFDMKFTEADMLSGLGNKAFIAELMPKFPIYLPMLPDSAREVIGQVHGNTAPALKMLQAEGFNFNGLVDIFDGGPVVEAFVRTIRTVRDSRNRYAMITSKAVDLDVPAAERVMVSNRSFRNFRVTTVPASCVRTDTVSLPPAVAEALQIESGDLVRLAPLKDRVKTSARAAG
- a CDS encoding TetR/AcrR family transcriptional regulator, translating into MTEPLKTRREQEKQARYDTILDAAERVFSEKGYERTSMDDIARTASLSRALLYVYFKDKAAIQRGIMLRAGYSLSERFRAARKTADTGLAQIRAMGESYYRFYMEEPDYFSALTTASTAMAEADEAQTMEMLCSKSELMKLMTEAINLGLEDGTMSRQRIKNPEQTALYLRGALHGTILLCQSETSGNQDSFPAESLIRHTMDMLSSSLAAS
- the astB gene encoding N-succinylarginine dihydrolase, translating into MTRHAVEANFDGLVGPTHNYAGLSWGNVASKSNVNAVSNPREAALQGLAKMKRLADRGYVQGVLPPHERPHVPSLKALGFRGTDAQILEQAAESSPAILAAVSSASSMWTANAATVSPSADTSDHRVHFTPANLNAKFHRSIEHTVTGRSLKSIFADEGYFAHHPALPSVSHFGDEGAANHTRLCGHYGEPGVELFVYGQAAFDEQAPAPVKYPARQTLEASQAIARLHGLKDVNRVFAQQNPAAIDAGVFHNDVIAVGNGNTLFYHEMAFLNEEKVLTDIRARLTGAELEAVRVSSAEVPLEDAVASYLFNSQLLNTPDGMLLAVPGECREVASVSRYLDKLLAANGPVTAVEVFDVKQSMRNGGGPACLRLRVVLSDDELQAMHRGVILTGELYERLTLWVETHYRDELAREDLADPMLLDEVRKALDELTGILGLGSIYDFQL
- a CDS encoding arginine N-succinyltransferase, which translates into the protein MWLVRPALPDDVDQILDIAGAAGSETARLSSTLPRQRDVLAEKINYSMASLAGNVTTEAGRPKRFLFVLQSTSTGRIHGTAGIDARAGNSQPFYNYRRDALIHASHELGVSSRVDVLYPSHALTDQTLLCSFSITSELRNTEAFELLSRARILFIAGHRDWFTSTIAVEIQGVQLEDGSVPFWDSLGRHFFNMDFETADQYSGLLSKTFIAELMPPNPVYVTLLSEAAQASIGQPHELTVPNLELLQREGFRAGSYLDIFDGGPVLEARTDALRTLVTSQPKTLHGTFEDCGDTWLISAGEGSGFRCTLAKVSNTLEGTLKVPVGVWKLLGKTAGDEVRIAPCW
- the astD gene encoding succinylglutamate-semialdehyde dehydrogenase, translated to MANLTGELFIGGLWLQGHGAAFESVQPVTGDTVWEGSGASFADVDAAVRGARTSFLKWRRKSFAERQAVIEAFGELLETNKEKLACQIGLETGKPLWESRTEVAAMIGKIGISVKAYNDRTGYSESDVAGGHAVLRHRPHGVVAVFGPYNFPGHLPNGHIVPALLAGNTVVFKPSELTPGVAELTVKLWEKAGLPEGVINLVQGASDTGRSLAGHPMIDGLFFTGSSTVGHLLHQQLGGQPEKILALEMGGNNPLIVQDVSDLDGAVHHALQSAFLSAGQRCTCARRLLVPKGKKGDEFLDRLATVSARIQVGEFDATPQPFMGSVISVQAAEKLLAAQSSMLEKGAKSLLEMKQVKPGTGLLSPGIVDVTGLEMPDEEFFGPLLTVYRYKSFDDALELANNTRYGLSAGILSDDRKLYERFREEIRAGIVNWNRPLTGASSAAPFGGVGASGNHRASAYYAADYCAWPMASLEAGKSEVPDNLAPGLNFEA